The Streptomyces collinus DNA segment GCCTCCGTGACGGGGTGTTCGACCTGGAGGCGGGTGTTCATCTCCAGGAAGTGCGCGTGGCCGTCGGCGACGAGGAACTCGACCGTTCCGGCGCCCACGTAGTCGACGGCCCGGGCGGCCCGTACGGCGAGGGCGCGGACCTCCTCGTCGAGCGCGGCGGACAGGCCGGGTGCCGGGGCCTCCTCGATCACCTTCTGGTGGCGGCGCTGGAGGGAGCAGTCGCGGGTGCCGAGCGGCCGGACCGTGCCGTGGGTGTCGGCGAGGATCTGCACCTCGACGTGGCGGCCGTTCTCCACGTACGGCTCGACGAAGACCTCGCCGTCGCCGAAGGCACTCGCCGCTTCGGCACGGGCGGCGGCCAGTTCGGCGTCCAGGTCCGCCAGGTGCCGTACGACGCGCATGCCGCGGCCGCCGCCGCCCGCCGCGGCCTTGACCAGCACGGGCAGGTCGGCCTCGGTGACCTCGGTGAGGGGCCGGATGCCCATGAGCTGCTTGGCGCGGGTCTTGGACGCCATCGCCTCGATCGCGGACGGGGGCGGTCCTATCCAGGCCAGGCCCGCGTCCTGGACGGCCCGGGCGAAGGCGGCGTTCTCGGAGAGGAAGCCGTAGCCGGGGTGCACGGCGTCCGCTCCGGCGGCGACGGCGGCCTTCACGATCAGGTCGCCGCGCAGGTAGGTGTCGGCGGGCGTCTCCCCCGGGAGTCGTACGCTCACGTCGGCCACGCGCGCGTGGAGGGCGTTCGCGTCGGCGTCCGAGTGCACGGCGACGGTGCGGATGCCCAGGTCGTGGCAGGTGCGGAAGACGCGGCAGGCGATCTCGCCCCGGTTGGCGACGAGCACAGAAGTGATCACTGAAGGTTCCTCACATCCGGAAGACGCCGAAGCCGCCGCGCGCGCCCTCGTAGGGGGCCGTGTGGATCGCGGACAGGCACAGGCCGAGGACGGTGCGGGTGTCGCGCGGGTCGATGACGCCGTCGTCGTAGAGCCGCCCGGACAGGAACATCGGCAGCGACTCGGACTCGATCTGCTGCTCGACCATCGCGCGCAGCGCGGCGTCCGCCTCCTCGTCGTAGGGCTGCCCCTTGGCGGCGGCGGACTGGCAGGCGACGATCGACAGCACGCCCGCGAGCTGCTGCGGGCCCATGACGGCCGACTTGGCGCTGGGCCAGGCGAAGAGGAAGCGCGGGTCGTAGGCGCGGCCGCACATGCCGTAGTGCCCGGCCCCGTAGGAGGCGCCCATGAGGACCGAGAGGTGGGGCACGCGGCTGTTGCTGACCGCGTTGATCATCATCGCGCCGTGCTTGATGATGCCGCCCTGCTCGTACTCCCTGCCGACCATGTAGCCGGTGGTGTTGTGCAGGAACAGCAGGGGGATGTCGCGCTGGTTGGCGAGCTGGATGAACTGCGCGGCCTTCTGGGACTCCTCGCTGAACAGCACGCCCCGGGCGTTCGCCAGCACACCCACGGGATAGCCGTGGAGCGTGGCCCACCCGGTGATCAGGCTCGTCCCGTACAGCGGCTTGAACTCGTCGAAGTCGGAGGCGTCGACGATGCGGGCGATGACCTCGCGCGGGTCGAAGGGGCTCTTGAGGTCGTCGGGGACGATGCCCAGCAGCTCCGCCGCGTCGTACTTGGGCGGCTCGGCGGGCCCCGGATCCCCGTACGCCTTGCGGTGGTTGAGGCGGGCGACCACGCGCCGGGCCTGCCGGAGCGCGTCCTGCTCGTCGACGGCGAAGTGGTCGGCGAGGCCGGAGGTGCGGGCGTGCATCTCGGCGCCGCCCAGGGACTCGTCGTCGCTCTCCTCCCCGGTCGCCATCTTGACCAGCGGCGGACCGCCGAGGAACACCTTCGCCCGCTCCTTGACCATGATCACGTGGTCGGACATGCCGGGGATGTAGGCGCCGCCCGCGGTGGAGTTGCCGAAGACGACCGCGACGGTCGGGATGCCGGCGGCGGACAGCCGGGTGAGGTCGCGGAAGACGGCGCCGCCGGGGATGAAGATCTCCTTCTGCGACGGCAGGTCGGCGCCTCCCGACTCCACCAGGCTGATGCAGGGCAGCCGGTTGGCGAGGGCGATGTCGTTGGCGCGCAGGGCCTTCCTCAGCGACCAGGGATTGCTCGCTCCGCCGCGCACGGTCGGGTCGTTGGCGGTGATCAGGCACTCCACGCCCTCCACCACACCGATGCCGGTGACGAGGGACGCGCCTACGGTGTACTCGCTGCCCCAGGCGGCCAGCGGCGACAGCTCCAGGAACGGCGTGTCCGGGTCGAGGAGCAGCTCGATGCGCTCGCGGGCGAGGAGCTTGCCGCGCTTCCGGTGCCGTGCGATGTACTTCTCGCCGCCGCCCGCGAGGGCCTTGGCGTGCTCGGCGTCGAGTTCGGCGAGCTTGGCGAGCATGGCCTCGCGGTTGGCCCGGTACTCCGGGTCGTTGGGGTCCAGGGCGGAGGTCAGGACGGTCACAGG contains these protein-coding regions:
- a CDS encoding acyl-CoA carboxylase subunit beta, coding for MTVLTSALDPNDPEYRANREAMLAKLAELDAEHAKALAGGGEKYIARHRKRGKLLARERIELLLDPDTPFLELSPLAAWGSEYTVGASLVTGIGVVEGVECLITANDPTVRGGASNPWSLRKALRANDIALANRLPCISLVESGGADLPSQKEIFIPGGAVFRDLTRLSAAGIPTVAVVFGNSTAGGAYIPGMSDHVIMVKERAKVFLGGPPLVKMATGEESDDESLGGAEMHARTSGLADHFAVDEQDALRQARRVVARLNHRKAYGDPGPAEPPKYDAAELLGIVPDDLKSPFDPREVIARIVDASDFDEFKPLYGTSLITGWATLHGYPVGVLANARGVLFSEESQKAAQFIQLANQRDIPLLFLHNTTGYMVGREYEQGGIIKHGAMMINAVSNSRVPHLSVLMGASYGAGHYGMCGRAYDPRFLFAWPSAKSAVMGPQQLAGVLSIVACQSAAAKGQPYDEEADAALRAMVEQQIESESLPMFLSGRLYDDGVIDPRDTRTVLGLCLSAIHTAPYEGARGGFGVFRM